ATTTTTTTTCGGAGAAGGTTGTGGGTAGAGACATCTTTATAACTTTACGCGTACCAAACCCAAGCGTTGAGAAAGATGAAGCAAAAATACTGCTTGAAACTTTGGAAAGTATACCAAGATCTTATGATACAGCAAAGCTTTTCTACGGTCAGGATATAGCACCTATCTTTGAAGTGATATTGCCAATGACAACATCTCACAAATGCCTAAGTAGGATTTACTGGTATTATCATGATTTTGTTGTAGGTAAAGAGCATATGAAATTCAGAAACGAAGAAACAACAATTTCTGAGTGGATAGGCGAATTCAAACCGGCTTACATAAACGTAATTCCGCTGTTTGAAGATTACGAACACATTCTGAATGCTGATGAAATACTGAAAGAGTACATAAAGGACAAAAATGTGCCTTATTTAAGAGTTTTCTTTGCACGTTCGGACCCTGCTATGAACTATGGCTTCATAACCGCTGTTTTGCTTAATAAAATTGCTCTTCAAAGAATGTACAAACTTTCTGAAGAAATAGGCATAGAGATTTATCCAATTATTGGTGTTGGTTCTGCACCATTTAGAGGTAACTTAAAACCTTCTACTGTTGAACGTGTTCTTAAAGAGTATCCAAGTGTGCAAACATTTACTATTCAGTCAGCCTTCAAATACGACAACAGTCCTGACGAGGTAAGGGAAGCTATTAAGAAATTGAGGACACGTCCAAGAGGGCTACCACAGCAAGTAGACGAAAATATGGCAATTGAGATAATGACCAAATACATACAGGAATACAAAAGACAATTAAAAGAACTGTTTGGAATAATTAACGAGGTCGCAAAACATGTTCCAAGAAGAAGACGAAGAAAATTGCACACGGGATTATTTGGATACTCTAGAGAGGTAGATGGAAT
This DNA window, taken from Fervidobacterium sp., encodes the following:
- the ppcA gene encoding phosphoenolpyruvate carboxylase, producing MERKIPRCMSTQHPDNVNTPFFAENPELAGEDEITEAYYAFSHLGCDEQMWDCEGKEVDDYVVKKLLTRYEYFFSEKVVGRDIFITLRVPNPSVEKDEAKILLETLESIPRSYDTAKLFYGQDIAPIFEVILPMTTSHKCLSRIYWYYHDFVVGKEHMKFRNEETTISEWIGEFKPAYINVIPLFEDYEHILNADEILKEYIKDKNVPYLRVFFARSDPAMNYGFITAVLLNKIALQRMYKLSEEIGIEIYPIIGVGSAPFRGNLKPSTVERVLKEYPSVQTFTIQSAFKYDNSPDEVREAIKKLRTRPRGLPQQVDENMAIEIMTKYIQEYKRQLKELFGIINEVAKHVPRRRRRKLHTGLFGYSREVDGIKLPRVISFTAALYSIGFPPELLGLNALNKEELRFLKTIYVNFEEDIMDSLRYCDIESKYIPKELKEFIMQNFQGYEQDLEHVSISKAILKQIEERTETGLQEKILRAAHLRKFLG